In one Rugosibacter aromaticivorans genomic region, the following are encoded:
- the queE gene encoding 7-carboxy-7-deazaguanine synthase QueE, producing the protein MSVATTQPTASSVRSDALRVTEIFHSIQGESSRVGLPTVFIRLTGCPLRCTWCDTEYAFHGGGTIPIDAILAQVAEFHCTTVCVTGGEPLAQKNCLPLLVALCEAGYSVSLETSGALDIGGIDPRVSRIMDIKAPGSGETTKNRWENLDLLTAHDELKLVLASREDYEWAITACHQHRLFERCPVLFSPVQGQLEAGQLAQWIIDDKLPVRFQLQLHKVLWGNTPGR; encoded by the coding sequence ATGTCTGTGGCAACGACCCAACCCACCGCATCTTCTGTGCGCAGCGACGCGCTCCGCGTCACTGAAATTTTCCATTCCATTCAAGGTGAATCAAGCCGCGTAGGGCTACCCACGGTGTTTATTCGCCTCACGGGCTGTCCATTGCGCTGCACCTGGTGTGATACCGAATATGCCTTTCACGGCGGTGGCACGATCCCCATCGACGCCATTCTGGCGCAAGTTGCCGAATTCCATTGCACGACCGTTTGCGTCACGGGTGGCGAACCATTAGCGCAAAAAAATTGTTTGCCCTTGCTCGTCGCATTGTGTGAAGCGGGCTATTCCGTTTCGCTGGAAACCAGTGGTGCGCTGGATATCGGCGGTATTGATCCGCGTGTTTCGCGTATCATGGACATCAAGGCACCTGGCTCGGGCGAGACGACAAAAAATCGTTGGGAAAATCTCGACCTGCTCACCGCACACGATGAACTAAAGCTGGTGCTGGCATCGCGGGAAGACTATGAATGGGCCATAACGGCGTGTCACCAGCACCGACTTTTCGAGCGCTGCCCCGTGCTGTTTTCCCCCGTGCAGGGCCAGCTTGAGGCGGGGCAGCTCGCCCAATGGATTATTGACGACAAGCTACCCGTTCGCTTTCAGCTGCAATTACATAAAGTGCTGTGGGGCAATACGCCAGGGCGTTGA
- the kdpD gene encoding two-component system sensor histidine kinase KdpD: MAQDDQRPNPDELLERVQFDEQQERHGKLKIFFGASPGVGKTYAMLNEARRLRTQGLDVVVGVVETHGRSETAVLLEGQEILPRKDIAHRNGTRKEFDLDAALKRRPAVLLVDELAHSNAPGCRHPKRWQDVEELLAAGIDVLTTVNVQHIESLNDIVGSITGIRVWETVPDHVFAGANEIVLVDLPPEDLLVRLREGKVYLPEQAERAIQNFFRKGNLIALRELALRQTADRVDDQMRALRRTSAQWVWQTRDTLLACIGPGDVDEKVVRTAARLAAKLDATWHAVYVETPNLQRLPEARRRAVLKTLKLAQELGAETATLSGQDAVASVLDYARCNNLGRIVVGRSTGKRWQLPGRAPFSQRLGAHAPDIDLIAVARDALGTRRPSTVSSGLDEAARVKPQLRGYLYAALTCIGITVVATPLQQYFEPANIAMLFLLGVVFIANQFGRGPAALAALLNVAAFDFFFVPPHLSFAVSDVQYVVTFAVMLIVGLVIGHLTAGLRYQLWVARSREQRARSLAQMAKSLSSALVEEQVVALSDKFVESTFHAKAAILLPDLGDRLQMPTIHGSTPTYDLVVAQWSYDKNEPAGAGTDTLPANAQLYLPLKAPMRVRGVLVVEPDNLRLLMIPEQRRLLDTFAALVAIALERIHFVSVAKDTLIRMESERLRNSLLTTLSHDLRTPLTTLVGLAETLLLDLVAAESTHADKASAIHEQALHTSRLVNDLLEMAKLQSGEITLRKDWQSLEEIVGSALKSLEPLMSKHPLELDLPAGLPLVRCDAVLLERVLVNLLENATKYTSPETLIGIRVSTADTVVRVEVWDQGAGLPPGQERAIFDKFARGQKESAIPGTGLGLAICEAIVQAHGGKIWAENHAPQGARFVFTLPLEAQPSIEPEVPDESGTR; the protein is encoded by the coding sequence ATGGCACAAGACGATCAGCGCCCCAATCCTGACGAACTGCTCGAACGCGTACAGTTTGATGAGCAGCAGGAACGCCACGGCAAACTGAAAATTTTCTTCGGCGCCTCGCCCGGCGTTGGCAAGACCTATGCGATGCTGAATGAAGCGCGGCGGTTACGCACCCAAGGGCTGGATGTGGTCGTGGGTGTGGTCGAAACCCACGGCCGCAGCGAAACAGCGGTGTTGCTGGAAGGACAGGAGATTCTGCCGCGCAAAGACATCGCGCATCGTAACGGCACACGCAAGGAATTTGATCTCGATGCCGCACTCAAGCGTCGCCCGGCGGTGCTGCTGGTCGACGAACTCGCTCATTCGAATGCACCCGGCTGCCGCCATCCCAAACGCTGGCAGGATGTCGAGGAACTGCTGGCTGCTGGCATCGACGTGCTGACGACGGTCAATGTCCAGCACATCGAAAGCCTGAACGATATTGTCGGCAGCATTACCGGCATCCGTGTTTGGGAAACGGTCCCCGACCATGTATTCGCCGGGGCAAACGAGATCGTGCTGGTGGATCTGCCGCCGGAGGATCTGCTGGTACGCCTGCGCGAAGGCAAGGTTTATCTGCCTGAACAGGCCGAGCGTGCGATCCAGAACTTTTTTCGCAAGGGCAATCTGATTGCGCTGCGCGAACTGGCACTGCGCCAGACGGCTGACCGTGTTGACGATCAGATGCGCGCGTTGCGCCGTACCAGCGCTCAGTGGGTCTGGCAAACACGCGACACGTTGCTTGCCTGCATCGGGCCTGGCGATGTGGACGAAAAAGTAGTGCGTACGGCGGCGCGTCTGGCTGCCAAGCTGGATGCCACATGGCATGCGGTGTACGTGGAAACGCCCAATCTCCAGCGCCTGCCGGAGGCCCGGCGGCGCGCTGTTCTCAAGACACTCAAGCTCGCCCAGGAACTGGGTGCGGAAACAGCCACGCTTTCCGGGCAGGACGCAGTCGCGTCGGTGCTCGACTATGCACGATGCAATAATCTTGGCCGTATCGTCGTCGGGCGCAGCACCGGCAAGCGCTGGCAACTGCCGGGACGTGCACCATTCAGCCAGCGCCTGGGTGCGCATGCACCGGATATTGATCTCATCGCCGTGGCACGCGATGCGCTGGGCACGCGTCGTCCGTCCACCGTGAGCTCTGGACTGGATGAAGCGGCGCGTGTCAAGCCCCAATTGCGTGGGTATTTATACGCAGCGCTGACCTGCATTGGCATCACTGTGGTGGCCACACCGCTGCAGCAGTACTTTGAGCCTGCCAATATTGCCATGCTGTTCCTGCTCGGTGTGGTATTCATCGCCAACCAATTTGGGCGTGGCCCGGCGGCGCTTGCGGCGCTGCTCAACGTGGCCGCCTTCGACTTCTTTTTTGTGCCGCCGCACCTGAGTTTTGCTGTCAGCGATGTGCAGTACGTAGTGACGTTTGCCGTCATGCTGATCGTTGGCCTGGTTATTGGCCATTTGACCGCCGGGCTGCGTTACCAGTTGTGGGTGGCGCGCAGTCGTGAACAACGCGCGCGCAGTCTTGCGCAGATGGCCAAGTCGCTCTCCTCGGCTCTGGTCGAGGAACAGGTGGTTGCGCTAAGCGACAAGTTTGTCGAATCTACCTTTCACGCCAAGGCCGCCATCCTTCTGCCGGATCTCGGCGACCGGTTGCAAATGCCGACTATACACGGCAGTACGCCGACCTATGACCTGGTGGTCGCGCAATGGAGTTACGATAAAAACGAACCGGCTGGCGCCGGCACCGACACGCTACCGGCGAATGCCCAGCTGTATCTGCCGCTTAAAGCGCCGATGCGGGTGCGCGGTGTGCTGGTGGTTGAACCGGATAACCTGCGCCTGCTGATGATTCCCGAGCAGCGTCGACTGCTTGACACGTTTGCTGCGCTGGTCGCGATTGCACTCGAACGCATCCACTTCGTGTCGGTAGCGAAGGACACCCTGATCCGCATGGAATCGGAGCGTCTGCGCAACTCCTTGCTGACAACGCTTTCACACGATTTACGCACACCGCTCACGACACTGGTTGGCCTGGCCGAGACTTTGTTGCTTGATCTGGTGGCGGCGGAATCCACCCACGCAGATAAGGCGAGTGCGATTCATGAACAGGCCCTGCACACCAGCCGCCTGGTGAATGATCTGCTAGAGATGGCCAAGCTGCAATCTGGCGAGATTACGCTGCGCAAGGACTGGCAGTCGCTGGAAGAGATTGTTGGCAGCGCGCTGAAGAGCCTCGAACCACTCATGAGTAAACATCCGCTCGAGCTCGATTTGCCGGCGGGGCTGCCATTGGTCAGGTGCGATGCCGTGCTGTTGGAACGGGTGCTGGTCAATCTGCTTGAAAACGCCACCAAATACACCAGCCCGGAAACGCTTATTGGCATCCGTGTGAGCACAGCTGATACGGTTGTCCGTGTCGAAGTGTGGGACCAAGGTGCGGGCTTGCCACCAGGTCAGGAGCGCGCGATATTCGATAAGTTCGCGCGCGGCCAGAAAGAGTCGGCCATTCCCGGTACGGGTCTGGGACTCGCGATCTGCGAAGCCATCGTGCAGGCGCATGGTGGAAAAATCTGGGCAGAAAACCATGCGCCGCAGGGCGCACGGTTTGTGTTCACGCTGCCGCTGGAAGCACAGCCAAGCATTGAACCCGAGGTGCCTGATGAAAGCGGGACGCGATGA
- the pal gene encoding peptidoglycan-associated lipoprotein Pal, translating into MRTVSLLSTIALTLLLSACGSQPPAPEQNPSGVESRTPAAVEPAPTTSKIESFDPMSVAALKDPRSPLSKRSIYFDYDSYVVKDEYQTLLATHGKFLAANPNMKMLIQGNADERGSREYNLALGQKRAEAIKKSLSLLGTREDQLEAVSLGKEKPTCSEFTEECWAKNRRGDMLYSGEF; encoded by the coding sequence ATGCGCACCGTAAGCTTGCTTTCCACTATCGCTCTGACTCTACTACTTTCCGCTTGCGGCTCGCAGCCGCCCGCGCCCGAACAAAATCCATCGGGTGTAGAGTCGCGCACACCAGCCGCTGTCGAACCTGCTCCAACGACTTCCAAAATCGAAAGCTTCGACCCGATGAGCGTGGCCGCACTGAAAGACCCGCGCAGCCCGCTGTCCAAACGCAGCATTTATTTCGACTATGACAGCTATGTCGTCAAGGATGAATATCAGACGCTACTGGCCACGCACGGCAAGTTCCTCGCCGCCAACCCAAACATGAAAATGCTGATCCAGGGCAATGCCGATGAACGCGGCAGCCGCGAATACAATCTGGCGCTGGGTCAAAAGCGCGCCGAAGCGATAAAAAAATCGCTCTCGCTGCTCGGTACCCGCGAAGACCAGCTTGAAGCGGTCAGCCTGGGTAAAGAAAAACCGACGTGCAGCGAATTCACTGAAGAATGCTGGGCGAAAAACCGGCGTGGTGACATGCTCTATTCGGGCGAGTTCTGA
- a CDS encoding YbgF trimerization domain-containing protein yields the protein MRGAWALALLCFTLPARAGLFDDDLARQRIEQLRSDVNALTQRIETVNSNQLDFANQLESIRADLAKLRGQQEVMFHDLDALQKRQKDFYIDLDNRLRKLEPAANEAGTPTPPAKVDSAKETRDYETALNLLKASKFKEAGASFLSFIETWPNSTMQDSATYWGAYAHAQAKDHKQGAALFEKFAATWPQDERAPDALEGEAESLKALKDFKAAHAVLQKLSDKYPMSDAGKRAKRELKLTHIKKK from the coding sequence ATGCGGGGCGCCTGGGCGCTGGCACTCCTCTGCTTCACGTTGCCAGCGCGTGCCGGCCTGTTTGATGATGATCTGGCGCGTCAGCGCATTGAACAACTGCGCAGCGATGTAAATGCCCTTACCCAGCGCATAGAAACAGTCAATAGCAATCAGCTTGATTTCGCAAATCAGCTAGAAAGCATCCGTGCCGATCTAGCCAAACTGCGTGGCCAGCAAGAAGTGATGTTTCACGATCTGGACGCACTGCAAAAACGGCAAAAAGATTTTTATATCGATCTGGATAATCGCCTGCGAAAACTGGAACCCGCGGCGAATGAGGCCGGCACGCCCACACCGCCCGCCAAGGTGGATAGCGCAAAAGAAACCCGCGACTATGAAACCGCGCTGAACCTGCTAAAAGCATCAAAATTTAAAGAAGCTGGCGCAAGCTTTCTTTCGTTCATCGAAACCTGGCCAAACAGCACCATGCAGGATTCCGCAACCTATTGGGGTGCCTATGCCCACGCACAAGCCAAAGACCACAAGCAAGGCGCCGCCTTGTTTGAAAAATTTGCCGCCACCTGGCCACAAGATGAGCGCGCACCGGATGCACTCGAAGGCGAGGCAGAAAGTCTGAAAGCGCTCAAAGACTTTAAAGCCGCGCACGCGGTGCTGCAAAAACTGAGCGACAAATACCCGATGAGTGATGCAGGAAAACGCGCCAAGCGAGAGCTAAAGCTCACCCACATCAAAAAGAAATAG
- the kdpE gene encoding two-component system response regulator KdpE — protein sequence MTAETPGNLLIIEDEKAIRRFVRHVLEAEGYRLFEAEHLQRGLIEAGTRKPDMVILDLGLPDGDGMDFIHQLRAWSGIPILVLSARVDERDKVAALDAGADDYLVKPFGVGELLARVRASLRRHARAGETLSPNVQFGDVRVDLTNRQVTKAGAKVHLTQIEFRLLAVLLSHPEKVLTHRHLLREVWGPPYVEHSHYLRIYMGHLRQKLEGDPARPRHLITETGIGYRFVPA from the coding sequence ATGACAGCGGAAACCCCCGGCAACCTACTGATCATCGAGGATGAAAAGGCAATCCGCCGCTTCGTGCGCCACGTATTGGAGGCCGAAGGCTACCGCCTGTTCGAGGCCGAGCATTTGCAACGTGGCCTGATTGAAGCCGGCACGCGCAAACCCGATATGGTGATTCTTGATCTTGGCCTGCCGGACGGTGATGGCATGGATTTCATTCACCAGCTGCGCGCCTGGAGCGGCATACCCATTCTTGTGCTGTCGGCGCGGGTGGATGAACGTGACAAGGTCGCGGCGCTGGACGCCGGTGCCGATGATTATCTGGTCAAGCCCTTCGGCGTGGGCGAACTGCTGGCGCGGGTGCGCGCATCCTTGCGCCGGCATGCACGAGCCGGAGAAACGCTTAGTCCCAACGTGCAGTTTGGCGATGTGCGTGTCGACCTGACCAATCGACAAGTCACCAAAGCCGGCGCAAAAGTGCATCTCACACAAATCGAATTTCGCCTGCTCGCTGTTCTGCTGAGCCATCCGGAAAAGGTGCTGACACACCGCCATCTGTTGCGTGAAGTCTGGGGGCCGCCTTATGTGGAACACAGCCATTATTTGCGCATCTACATGGGGCATCTTCGGCAAAAGCTGGAAGGCGATCCGGCGCGGCCCCGACACCTGATTACCGAGACAGGTATCGGCTACCGGTTCGTACCCGCCTAA
- the kdpC gene encoding potassium-transporting ATPase subunit KdpC, which produces MKTLLRPAVSLFVVLTVLTGLIYPLAITGVGQLLFAHAANGSIVTVNGKAVGSKLIGQSFTAPGYFWGRPSATGPYPYNATASSGSNLGPLNPGLSEAVMARIIALKAADPGNTQPVPVDLVTASGSGLDPEISLAAARYQAARVARARSLSVDKVQTLIGQHAIRPWLGIFGEPRVSVLMLNLALDGGSPLGER; this is translated from the coding sequence ATGAAAACGCTACTACGTCCGGCAGTCAGCTTGTTTGTGGTACTGACCGTGCTGACGGGCTTGATTTATCCGCTCGCGATTACCGGCGTTGGCCAGTTGCTTTTTGCACATGCGGCCAATGGTTCGATCGTGACGGTGAATGGCAAAGCAGTCGGTTCCAAACTGATTGGTCAGTCGTTTACCGCCCCCGGCTATTTTTGGGGGCGGCCCTCGGCTACCGGCCCCTATCCCTACAACGCGACGGCTTCCAGCGGATCCAACCTGGGGCCGCTGAATCCAGGGTTGAGTGAGGCGGTCATGGCGCGCATCATCGCACTCAAGGCCGCCGACCCCGGCAATACACAGCCGGTGCCGGTGGACCTGGTGACCGCTTCGGGCAGCGGCCTCGATCCGGAAATATCGCTGGCTGCCGCGCGGTATCAGGCAGCGCGTGTCGCCAGGGCAAGGAGCCTGTCGGTTGACAAGGTGCAAACGCTGATCGGGCAGCACGCCATACGCCCGTGGCTAGGCATCTTCGGCGAGCCGCGCGTGAGCGTGCTCATGCTCAATCTTGCGCTCGATGGCGGCTCACCACTCGGTGAAAGATAG